Within the Onychostoma macrolepis isolate SWU-2019 chromosome 14, ASM1243209v1, whole genome shotgun sequence genome, the region TGGACAGGACTTATTGTTGGCAAGACCTCTGTTACTTTGTATCCTGCATACTATTCAACAGACACACCTTTCTTATCATTGTTCCATCAATAACACCATGTTCCTTTCTTAAGACATCAAGGACCTTTGTGTGAAACACAAATAAGTCTGTATTTAATCTGCAAGAGgtgtgaaatatgaaatattatacagTGTAAAGGATGAGAGAAAGGAATCATCTCATCCATAAGACACTAGAGTGCTAATTTTTGAAATCATGGATCACAGGGAAAGTATCCCATGGCGTAGAACAGTCCAACATGAAAAAGAACTGCCTTTCCTGTCATGGAATACAAGAATGGGTTGGTGTACAGTTTAACAATGGCTATTTGATCATAATAGAACAGAGGGCTGTTGAACTCTGTGTATTTAGTAACTAAGACTGTGAAGTGTCTTTGGGCTAGAGGTCCCATGCAGACTGCTCCTGTTTACATCCCGACACCAGGCTCATAAAGAAAAGCTAATTATGTAAACTGTAACCTTTCACTGCCACGTATAAAAATGAGGACACCCCGATAAAGAAGATTGAACATTAACTGGCACACTAGGAATCTTGTTTCAGAGGTGTCCCAGTAAGGTTAAGAGGTATATTGTCTTGTCATTAAACAGACGAGATTAGATGCTGAGCaactttattgcattttaagaATCAGAACAGCCATAAATAAGATTCCACAGTAGAAtacatttatattgcatatcatattaatatttattgcatcaaaTTTAGAACTTGAAACGTTctggttttaaatatttattagggCTGttggattatttatttattttatgcattttttttaattattgtgatTAAGTAATATCACATCGTACAATTATCTGCATACCGTGTcattaaatttattacaaaaaaggTCAGTTGACAGCCCTACTTTTTATACGCGtatttgttcttttgaattaaatattatgagatagttttactacaaaagTTGCTATGGCAACTCCCTTTTTCATATGCAATATGTCTCATTACTATGTCATGCCATGCTCCTTTCAGTAGTCATTCAGATTGCAATCTTTTCATTTACAATAGCTGTTTCAAATATGAATTTTATAACCCCAAGAAAGAATGATTTTCTGACTGTTGATATCTGGATGGTTATTAGCCAATTTTATTACTGCTGTCAAAACTTAAGATAGCAATTTGAGCAGATGTACAGAAAAAAAGTGGCAAAATAATCAGCTATTACCATCAAAGACAGTATGACAGGCTAGctataaacatttaacccaTGTCTCTGCTATGCTGACAGTGAATATTTCCAAAGTCAAGTCCAAAGGTGGCGtgttaaaataacaatacaTGGAATACATTCTTATCATCTGGCTGCAAATGTCAATTAAATATAGTTCAGTCTTTTTTCTAATACCTGGCTTTAGCTGTCTATTTTTCCACTAGGCCTCATCTCTAATTCTTCCGCAGACTAAACATTTCGAACACTATCGGATTTTTAGCAAACTATCCTGATGTCCTGATCCTGatgtttattttcagtttgGAGAGCATGGTTTCATGGAAAAATGCGCTGTGAGCTTGATCCTGATTAGACACTTTTGCCAAATACCTGCTGTGGATAGCTTGCAATCCATTTTTGACAACGTAGTACATCACATCAGCTTGTTCCAAAATTCAGTATTATTGCATACACACTGAGACTGAAGCAAGTGTTAAAGGTTTATGAGATTTCAATGCATCCACGGTTGTTTTGGAAACTCCTGTGACCATTAAATTTTATAAACATGCATATTACCTGGAAAGGAATTTGTTTTGCTGCATACTTCAGCTATGGGGAGATAGACTATGCCAGAATGGTATGTAAATTGCCCATAGTTTGTAAATGAATGGGTGTTTTGCAAAACGGACTGGTTGGGGAGAAAAATCCACATGCACtttctgtgcaaaaaaaaaaaaaaaaaagaaaacatatttgCACAAAACCATTGTATGAACCTGATGAGTTGCAATGAACGGGGAGCATTTAAGAAGTGAGAACTGGACTGACTCAAGATCCTCTTAAGTTTGCGCAAAGGCATGTTCTTCATACCAGACCACACATTCCTGAAACCCTACTGAGACTGTAAGCCACCCTGTTCTTAAATAACACAGTGTAGCGAGGTCCTTAATCGTGTTAATCATCAAGGAATGTAAATAACTAGTAGTGTTCAGTGTTTGTGTAACACTTATCGGTGTTGGCTGGGGGTTGGCAATTAATAAATGATGAATTACTACCCAAACCCAGTAAAATGAGCTTGGTTTAAACTAAATAGTAGTGTTACCACTTAAAGTCATCCGTAACCAGTCAGCCAGGAGGTGGCCAGAATTACATAAGTGAAACCACAGCATGTTGTTGTCACAAGACTCAAACATCACAACGTTGGCCATTAACCGGCAATCACAGCTCTGGCAGAGACTTGTACAGTTTTTATGAGCTGAACTAGACGAGTGTGCCAGAGCAGGTGTGTGAATGCACGAGTAGTTTCACATACCTGTGGAAGAACAGCAGTATGGACAGCATGGTCTGGTCAATGTTGCTGTTGCAGATGCCCTCATTGAGCAGGTAACAGGGGTCCCGGACCACAGACTCCAACGAGTCCTGTCTCATGATGTTGTTGAGCTTATCTGTGTTTAGGTTCTGAAAGTGAAGCTGGTCTCGGAGCTGTCTGAAGTGGTTGACGGACGTAGGGCTTCCCAGGCTGGTGTGACCTGCTCGGCCCGGCTCAGGCTCGCAGCCATTGGCCAGATCCAGACAGCAGCTGCAGCAGTCCAGGCCGATGGGCGAACGGCACTCCTCGTTTGACATCAGGTCAAGTTCCCCCACGTGGGAGTCAGACGGTAGCCGTGACAGGTTCTCCTCCACCTGCTCGCAGGTGATCTTCAAGCGCACCTCCCTCCTTCTCAAGTCCACCGAGTGTGCCAGGTGCTACAGGAGAAGAAGCTTCTGTGAGTTGGTTCTCCTCGACTGCGTGTGCGAGAGTGTGTGCACACACGCGACACAGGTTTTTATGAGCCGGGGGTGCCTGTTCTCTCGTAATGATGCAGCGGGAATGCGTTTGAAAGAAAACCCAGAAGctgcttctgtttttttgttgattttttttcttctcgcTGTTCCCTGCCCCGCACTTTTCCCTGCCCCTGTGCGTGCATACAGTGCAGACAGCGAGagaggaggtggagggatgGAGGAGAGGGAGGAGCAATCCATCTGATTGGCAAAGCATGCCGATCAGTTCACAAAAAGATCCCGCCTACTTTCCCCTCAACATCACAATGAGGGAGGAGCGAAGTCGCATGCTCTTTAACATGTGCACTTCAGTGCTGCCAGGGGCGGAACCCTGAGAGAGAGCAAACACGTAGTACTTCCCCTGTTTATATCACTGAATCAAACacaaatgtagtttttttcCTTGCTGGTTTGGTCTCGCTTTCCTAAGGCTATTAAATTCAGACTCGACTCGTAGTCTTTGCTTGCTGCTGGGACAAATACTGCTTGTGTGCAGTGTGCAGTGTTCCGTGTCCAATGATTCATCGCTATAATGCTTCTATCAGACttgtttgccttttttttttctattcctTGCCTTTTAAAGAGAGAGATTTTGGCTTGAGTACCCATATGTATGAGTTAGAAGTGTTTAATGTCCCTTGGAAATtgtttattagcctattattctCTGGCATCATTTGTTAAAGGTTAAAGGTCAGTTATCCTATCTGTTTTGTCTATTAAATTCCTATTTCAGGGAGATATTCATGTGAATCAGATTTAGAACTTTGCATCAATAGGATTCCTATCATATTGCTTAACATGTGATAAACAAAAAATGCTGACATAACGTTAACTCAACACAGCATGCTTTAAAAATCATTCAGTGGTCAATAAATTCTCTGAACACCTTCCAGTGTTCCACTTAGCATGTTTGAAATGATTTCGTCGCATCTTTAGCTGAACTTTCCACTGAAATTCAATCAAAGACTGATTATAAAGCAAATGTTATTACTGTTAGGGCCAGCTTTGACATTCGACAGTCTGATAATGCTATATAATATGATGTTTAATTATTGCATTGTATAGTGCAGAGCTCCTAAATTCAGTGTATTGTGATTATTTAATAACGTGTTAAATGCCTTTCTGGATCGTCtcttgaaatgtaatttatggtATAATAAGACTTATCGAAAACCCCTTAATAGGAATTCAAGAAATTTAATTTAGCAGAGAATAGGTGAATTATGATTGCTTTATTGAGTGTGTAAAGCGGTTGAGACATGTCGGGGCATTTAAGGACTTTGCCAGCATGGGGTCACATGGGTTGATTATTTGGCCCTCTGCTGACAGAAGCAGTGAAGTATAGAGAATAACAGACTGGGGGATATGAAACGATTCCATCATATGCTGAATAAGCTCTCTGAGTCCAAGTGTTCACAATCTGAGAACAAAAAACATCAAGTTCATCATACGAGAGATTGCTTTAAAGACAAACGTGAAGAGTTTCTTGTATAGACTTGACGAGTGCAATCTGTCATCAGAGAACACTGGACCGTTTGCTTTACTGCAAAATCAGATACACTGCAGTGATATCAAACACGCAGTATAAAACAGTACAATGTGTGGACAATATTAATCCAACTtcaaattttcagcatcattaccaTAGTCCTttagtgtcacattatccttcagaaatcaatctaatatgatgatatatgtttcaaataaatgttgttcttttaaactttctattcaggAACAGTGGAAAAGGTATCACAgttttcagaaaatattaattGGCAAAAATCAAATCAGcaaatgagcatattagaaGATTCTGaaggacactgaagactggagtaatgatgctgaaaattcagcattgcaccacaggaataaattacattatatacactaccagtcaaaagtttttgaacagtaagatttttaatgaatttatctaggtttatagagagagagaaagggatgGATTGGTTGATCTGATCTGATGGATAGATAGCTATAGATGTGTAAGTGTATATATTAGATAATGCACCAAGAAATGGTTTTCACACAGACTACGTatgcattttattatgtatgtagATATGGtggaaaatatataatgtatatatacaaattttccattatatataattaattttatatttatatttttctgcaATTTAAATGCGCTATTGTGCTGCCTGTATATAATGCTGCAAGCAATGGTTTGCCATATGTGCACACAGAATACATATGGTGGAAAATTTTTCACTGTGGGTGGCGTTAGGCCGGAAAAGGTCCTGGGCTTTTTTCCCAGTCTCAGTAGTCCAAATCCTTCCCTGCTGTACCGTTACACTGAACCTGGGGTgaataatgtgacactgacggATTGCATATGCAGCAGGTGTGTGCCTGAGGCTGGAGAATGTGTAATACAAAAGCTCTTTTTGAATGTGTACACTAAAGCTTTACCTTGATACTTTGATTCTATACATGAAAATACAACTGTTATACAATGCTGTGTTCTGCTTGGAAAACAGGCCTTTGCTTGTTATTATGGATTTATTGTCATTATCACTGCCTAGAcaggaaaatgaaatcaaataaaactgtGGAACTGTCTTGTCGCAGCTTGCAGAGATGTAAACATGTTTAAGTAAAACCGCAATCTTGCAGTGATCAATCCAAACACACAATACAGGTCAGCAGTCAACTACACTATCACTATCAACTATCACGTCCATATCTAgacatttatgtttaaaatagtcCACTCTTCTCAGACTAAAATGTCCAAATTATTTGCATTTCAAAGCGTGAATGGCATATGATAGGTTAGTAAGTTCTAAAGTGAGTGAtatctttttgtttgttatctACTGAccaactgtattttttattttatttttttcctgcacagtcagtataaaaaaatatggtGCCTGTCCTGAATGCTGAGTGGTCAATACAGCGTTCCTGTcctaaaatacacaaaacaccTGTGTTTATCCTTTAGCAGAAATGTTGCACTTAATGAacattactaataaaaatattcttgaatgaaaattgtaatctttaatcatttttaatatgtaaCTTTGTAATTTTGAAAAACAATAAGGCActccacaaaaacaaaaactctattttttatgttttctaggaaaaaaaaaaaaaaactatttatctTTCAAACAAGATCAATTTCCTTGAAAAGCAGTTTCTTGACATTTTTAGATAATATATCTTGAactatgtttatttttgttaccctatattgattttcttttaaCAAATTCAGGTAGGTTCATAATTGAAATTACTGTGttttactaataataaaataaaaagaatatacCGAATACTCATACTCATAATATAGCACTACCACTCCAATGTTGCTTAAATGTCAGAAGGCAGTCATTTaagatattaataattaatgcattaatactaaaaatgtcttttactTTTTTCTGCAGGCTCAAAGCTGGAAGCCATGCTGTGAAACCTGAAGTTTTGCTGCCACCTTTTGGAATGAAAGTTTATTTAGGAATAATTAACCCTTGTATATAatagttttgtgtgtttgtgacttGGGACATGGACAGAACGAGTCAGGACAGAGATGGGAAGGCTGCCTGGTACAAAATGTACTCTTCACAAGCAGTCAAAGTCCTTAAAACAGCGTTTGATTTCAGATCTCCCCGTTCATAGTTCAGAGCTCTTACAACAGAGCCAAATGCTTAGCACAGCATTCCTTGACCAAATAATGAATCATTatagttatataatataattaaatcaaTACACTTCATATGACATTATAATATATGAAGTAAAACTTTTacataaaagaaaagaataaaattacaaattgaCTTCAAATGTCAGCATACTTTTAtaagtataataaatataagGCTGTATTTTGACCCTAATAGCAGCTTTGAATCTTTTGATTTCTGTGAATAAAGTAAAACATATTGGCTTTGTTCCATTATGATGACAGATGTGCTTGGTGGAAGCACAACAGGAGTTTAACTCTGGTAATGGCTCCTCTAATCAGTGTTACAATCTGTGTCACTAAGCATAACACTATCTACTTAGATAAATGACCCCATGCTGGTAGGGCAGCATGTGATGGATAGCTCTGCTGCAGTATCTCCATTCTGGTTCAAGGTTTGCTGATCTCCCCTGTTTCATTGACATTGTGTTTTAGATAAAAATGTAGGTCCTGCTGTAAGCCAGCTTCAGATGAGATGCAATCAATCACAAGGTGCATTTCATCTAGGTTTGTTGCCAAATAAAGCCTCGGTGTGATGAATAAATAGGTGAAggaattaataaatgaaatgtcaTTTCAGCTTTCTgatataggaaaaaaaaaaaaaacggtgtggaataaaaaattgtttaaaactccacaattttgtctttacacGCAATACGCTTTAGATGCAATCCTAAgtttacagtggggcaaaaaagtatttagtcagccaccaattgtgcaagttctcccacttaaaaagatgagagaggcctgtaattttcatcataggtatacctctactatgagagacaaaatgagaaaaaacaatccagaaaatcacattgtaggatttttaaagaattaattggtaaattcctcggtaaaataagtatttggtcacctacaaacaagcaagatttctggctctcacagacctgtaacttcttctttaagaggctcctctgtcctccactcgttacctgtattaatggcatctgtttgaactcgttatcagtataaaagacacctgtccacagggCTGGGGAGTAACGAAATACATGTAACGTCGTtacgtatttaaaatacaaaatatgagtaACTGTATTTCGTTATAGTTACATTTAAATGGGtggtaatcagattacagttacatccgaaaagtattttagattaccaaagtgattactttaatttttaatgtcatttatttattttaatattaatgtaaaatgattttaacTCGCGTGCAGCCTGTCCATACAGCAGCCTGCCTGCAGAGTGCAGACTATAGTGATGACTCACTAAAATGCAAGAGAAAATCAGAAAGCCTAGCGCGTAATTGTCATGGAAATAAAAAGACGATTTGTGTTGTACAGATCACGTTCTGGTAGAATCCCCCTCGGTCGAAATCGCGATCGCGttatactgtttcagctattaaaatagttcagttcagcttatgtttgatgaatttagccttctcaaatcatcacgacttgcctaaaatacaatctatagatatactatagataaacagttcaagcatataacaatgtttaaacattaaacctagataaatgtgcgctgtacCCAGTAGTTTGTGAGGAGAGTcgaagctaaagcgcaggacgtggaggcaccagcgcaatcaattgcattgttttcagtggaaacaacttacgccgtaatttttgctcataaaggtaagagtaatacatcattcggaattgtaaagggtctacttttatttgtgtgcactcacaatattaaaaaaaaactttttataaaataaataaaataatttgataaaataaagaaaacaacgATGCGCTGTCTCGTCttgagcgcttcacaaaaatgaaccgaaagtcaatacatgcctcacagacatgataaatatatctatagaaagctttaaattactacttaacgaaataaatcaaatcgaaaacaaaaactctttcattataatcagtgaagatgcacttctctctaaaggcgcgtctaatgaggagatgtcgagtcaggatcatcatcttcatctttgcgacactgacacagaaaacactagtttattagtaaataattcaaatatctccttactattttcccctgacacattcatggtaattacttttgctggggctttgcagcAAGCGTCAGCCTACTGCAtgtatttgaacgcagaactcttcatCTGCGCTGACGGCGCGcgctctgctgctgctgcgggactctaaacaccgtcgagccgctcttcacagtcgcagcacggtctcgtgttgtttccaccagcgcggcaatttttttcatcactaaatGGTGGatgtgtaaaatataaaaataaggagaagcctaaaacaggcccgaggcccggcacgcgtctgaactatgacgtgaaaattggcccgatcgAAGCCCAGggaatgcagggctctagcgttcccctcggtagaaatcacGTTTCCCCCTCGGGggcagtggcggttttaggcatgggcgaaccggGCAGCCGCCcgggcggcattttttcatgacacgtggggggcggcacaagcacttgaaaaaaataaataaaaaatcatctgcgccgctaagcCGTTTTCTATTCATATAACTGTGTGGGGATttgcaaattggcgcccctgcttgctgagaaggtgcagtgcacagaagctgtgtgactgtgagttcacaccagacgcgacttgcgcgaataaatcgcgctattcgcgcgtagttggacgcttgaacattttgagtttactctcTTCATTCGCGCCTGAAATTCGCTTCACAACAGACGCGAATTCGCCTCAAGGAGGGACTTCTGCCAGGCGGCTCCTCTCATTACA harbors:
- the tsc22d3 gene encoding TSC22 domain family protein 3 isoform X1, whose translation is MSNEECRSPIGLDCCSCCLDLANGCEPEPGRAGHTSLGSPTSVNHFRQLRDQLHFQNLNTDKLNNIMRQDSLESVVRDPCYLLNEGICNSNIDQTMLSILLFFHSASGASVVAIDNKIEQAMDLVKNHLMYAVREEVEILKEQIKELAEKNNQLERENSLLKNLASPEQLEKFQSRLPSESSLPLEPLELGCSEDGEHQYNSMGSAV